A genomic region of Venturia canescens isolate UGA chromosome 7, ASM1945775v1, whole genome shotgun sequence contains the following coding sequences:
- the IntS12 gene encoding integrator complex subunit 12 isoform X2, with amino-acid sequence MSQLEPDPQFIQGLRLLHSSNKDSADQLRSLLDEAIKQKYGLTKMLCNVLHKKYTMEEPVLSDHSSSGSSKKSKSSSSKHSSKSSKSGSPEDRVSRDTPPDILQSDDNLALEILEDDLTCVICKGMDVGARNRLVECVDCHSLYHQECHVPPIQDSQIDVPRLIWYCSNCLKSHQPAKERNSPKTVTEGKSKEPKKSSTSSKHTEKYKNPSSQSQSLNGAGNSSLGNSLPKPNIHIIAGDRRLKDMSKKSKQEKRGGSSSANSSGKHSSSSSSSGKSSQEKSHKTKGVAD; translated from the exons ATGTCGCAGCTTGAACCCGATCCGCAATTCATCCAGGGCTTACGATTGTTGCATTCGTCAAACAAAGATTCGGCCGATCAGCTGCGAAGTCTTTTGGATGAAGCGATTAAGCAGAAATATGGTCTTACGAAAATGCTCTGCAACGTTTTGCATAAAAAA TACACAATGGAAGAGCCTGTACTGAGTGATCACAGTAGCAGTGGCAGCAGTAAGAAAAGTAAAAGTTCAAGTTCAAAGCATTCAAGCAAATCTAGCAAAAGCGGATCACCAGAGGATAGAGTTTCGCGAGATACCCCTCCTGATATTTTGCAAAGCGATGATAACCTCGCACTGGAAATATTGGAAGACGATCTGACATGTGTGATATGCAAAGGCATGGATGTCGGAGCAAGGAATAGGCTGGTAGAATGCGTCGACTGCCATTCTCTGTATCATCAAGAATGTCACGTTCCTCCGATTCAAGATTCGCAAATTGATGTCCCGCGTCTCATTTGGTATTGTTCCAATTGTTTGAAATCTCATCAG CCTGCCAAAGAAAGAAACTCACCAAAAACTGTAACGGAAGGAAAATCGAAAGAACCGAAAAAATCTAGTACAA GTTCGAAGCAtacggaaaaatataaaaatcctTCGAGTCAGTCGCAGTCATTAAACGGGGCTGGAAATTCAAGTTTGGGGAACAGTTTGCCAAAGCCGAATATTCACATCATCGCAGGTGATCGTAGGTTGAAGGACATGTCAAAAAAAAGTAAGCAAGAAAAGCGCGGTGGAAGTAGCAGCGCGAACAGCAGTGGCAAACACTCGTCGAGCTCGTCATCTTCAGGCAAAAGTTCACAGGAAAAGTCTCACAAAACGAAAGGCGTCGCAGACTAa
- the IntS12 gene encoding integrator complex subunit 12 isoform X1, producing MIRGCDGKKSLNGFLLEPDPQFIQGLRLLHSSNKDSADQLRSLLDEAIKQKYGLTKMLCNVLHKKYTMEEPVLSDHSSSGSSKKSKSSSSKHSSKSSKSGSPEDRVSRDTPPDILQSDDNLALEILEDDLTCVICKGMDVGARNRLVECVDCHSLYHQECHVPPIQDSQIDVPRLIWYCSNCLKSHQPAKERNSPKTVTEGKSKEPKKSSTSSKHTEKYKNPSSQSQSLNGAGNSSLGNSLPKPNIHIIAGDRRLKDMSKKSKQEKRGGSSSANSSGKHSSSSSSSGKSSQEKSHKTKGVAD from the exons GATGTgacggaaaaaaatctttgaacgGTTTTTTG CTTGAACCCGATCCGCAATTCATCCAGGGCTTACGATTGTTGCATTCGTCAAACAAAGATTCGGCCGATCAGCTGCGAAGTCTTTTGGATGAAGCGATTAAGCAGAAATATGGTCTTACGAAAATGCTCTGCAACGTTTTGCATAAAAAA TACACAATGGAAGAGCCTGTACTGAGTGATCACAGTAGCAGTGGCAGCAGTAAGAAAAGTAAAAGTTCAAGTTCAAAGCATTCAAGCAAATCTAGCAAAAGCGGATCACCAGAGGATAGAGTTTCGCGAGATACCCCTCCTGATATTTTGCAAAGCGATGATAACCTCGCACTGGAAATATTGGAAGACGATCTGACATGTGTGATATGCAAAGGCATGGATGTCGGAGCAAGGAATAGGCTGGTAGAATGCGTCGACTGCCATTCTCTGTATCATCAAGAATGTCACGTTCCTCCGATTCAAGATTCGCAAATTGATGTCCCGCGTCTCATTTGGTATTGTTCCAATTGTTTGAAATCTCATCAG CCTGCCAAAGAAAGAAACTCACCAAAAACTGTAACGGAAGGAAAATCGAAAGAACCGAAAAAATCTAGTACAA GTTCGAAGCAtacggaaaaatataaaaatcctTCGAGTCAGTCGCAGTCATTAAACGGGGCTGGAAATTCAAGTTTGGGGAACAGTTTGCCAAAGCCGAATATTCACATCATCGCAGGTGATCGTAGGTTGAAGGACATGTCAAAAAAAAGTAAGCAAGAAAAGCGCGGTGGAAGTAGCAGCGCGAACAGCAGTGGCAAACACTCGTCGAGCTCGTCATCTTCAGGCAAAAGTTCACAGGAAAAGTCTCACAAAACGAAAGGCGTCGCAGACTAa
- the IntS12 gene encoding integrator complex subunit 12 isoform X3 yields the protein MLCNVLHKKYTMEEPVLSDHSSSGSSKKSKSSSSKHSSKSSKSGSPEDRVSRDTPPDILQSDDNLALEILEDDLTCVICKGMDVGARNRLVECVDCHSLYHQECHVPPIQDSQIDVPRLIWYCSNCLKSHQPAKERNSPKTVTEGKSKEPKKSSTSSKHTEKYKNPSSQSQSLNGAGNSSLGNSLPKPNIHIIAGDRRLKDMSKKSKQEKRGGSSSANSSGKHSSSSSSSGKSSQEKSHKTKGVAD from the exons ATGCTCTGCAACGTTTTGCATAAAAAA TACACAATGGAAGAGCCTGTACTGAGTGATCACAGTAGCAGTGGCAGCAGTAAGAAAAGTAAAAGTTCAAGTTCAAAGCATTCAAGCAAATCTAGCAAAAGCGGATCACCAGAGGATAGAGTTTCGCGAGATACCCCTCCTGATATTTTGCAAAGCGATGATAACCTCGCACTGGAAATATTGGAAGACGATCTGACATGTGTGATATGCAAAGGCATGGATGTCGGAGCAAGGAATAGGCTGGTAGAATGCGTCGACTGCCATTCTCTGTATCATCAAGAATGTCACGTTCCTCCGATTCAAGATTCGCAAATTGATGTCCCGCGTCTCATTTGGTATTGTTCCAATTGTTTGAAATCTCATCAG CCTGCCAAAGAAAGAAACTCACCAAAAACTGTAACGGAAGGAAAATCGAAAGAACCGAAAAAATCTAGTACAA GTTCGAAGCAtacggaaaaatataaaaatcctTCGAGTCAGTCGCAGTCATTAAACGGGGCTGGAAATTCAAGTTTGGGGAACAGTTTGCCAAAGCCGAATATTCACATCATCGCAGGTGATCGTAGGTTGAAGGACATGTCAAAAAAAAGTAAGCAAGAAAAGCGCGGTGGAAGTAGCAGCGCGAACAGCAGTGGCAAACACTCGTCGAGCTCGTCATCTTCAGGCAAAAGTTCACAGGAAAAGTCTCACAAAACGAAAGGCGTCGCAGACTAa
- the PlexB gene encoding plexin-B encodes MRLLGQRPFPASPRVPPPPRLSLAGSLSSPLFLLVVLVTLIVAASSENPSNPDGKKETKSPHVVAQFPSDPRSKQLFDLSEANKTREGLFRFNHLTIDPATGRLYAGAVNRLLQLNSNLKLEEHVSTGPRMDNPLCHATGCSSRDIVTTLTNNVNKVLVVDLDSHSLIACGSLLQGACEKYNMSNISIKPEFIPHSVAANDEDSSTYAFIGPERYDPWDNKNILYVGTTFTNNGEYRHDVPAISSRDLYTLEFARDTFNKQSIVNIDVKYRDHFLVKYVYGFNASDYAYFVLVQKTSYLPEQEELGYISRLARSCITDPNYDSYTEVTLQCNVDMGNGTLETYNLVQDAKIASAGSDLASQLGISVGDPIFLSVFSPSKGITNEPKSRSALCVYSLRDIQEKFIENIHMCFNGSIKYRNMGYISGPIQDGECPNAGNTGNILHFCEVGLKISGVSPIVGQSILHFPDTFVTSIAVANTESHTVAFLGTSDGELKKVLLSGTESSVYESIVVDKGQTLLPDMTIAPDGQHIYVLSTNKISKVKVEHCSGFTSCSSCLDAKDPYCGWCSLEKRCTVRGDCQKASRSSPRWLSLGTGQQCIDFEQVLPDRLPIEQMTTVQLTIRTLPELPSGANYKCVFGDAEPIDALMTGFGLSCPAPPVVGRPSISEGSDHVLVSLSVRSSETNKDFVSRNFAYFDCSKHKVCTECVKAQWSCSWCVYDNKCTHNTSSCQGNIISGENQRNQPTLAAHGAQYCPRFTARKEPLMLPINVPKEIVLEVENLPHPQVGHTGFQCIVGIEGANLKVQARVDSSLIVCDRTTYSYEALSGEYEASVTVVWNKNHHVDKTTIVLYKCEVLGSHREHADCSLCMTRDSRYECSWCSNRCTYKDSCLPTTSAECPKPRIDIIKPLSGPIEGGTLVTIEGSNLGLRESDVQGKIRIGDTPCELKDYEVSVRIVCRTGRRNASDTASVIVGNVAGFTESAVLFNYKDIQLTGVYPSVGPQSGGTQLAITGMYLNIGSEITAYLDELPCHVNVSQASSTRLTCITSKSGRTRRIERLRLTIDGATRTLVNNPFNYTQDPSIMEIKPLRSFASGGRMITVHGTNLDTIQKPEMEVFFDNEILPVNRTICTVLNPTQMECPSPSVAGRFVNFRRARRSAKKRSNVQTTRSIKESQLTLKIAFVMDNVESVRDLDKHFQNLRNRLLYVQDPKFFAFPKNVKLYKGDTLVIEGENLIYAADESDVNVTVGTLTCNVTSLAHTQLVCTPPDSQPPGTDELGAKSPNGLPLVVVRVGRNLRFPIGYLHYEVIKAYPIPPEAIAGIAAGTFSLVLLFVLVLVVYRRKSTQAEREYRRIQIQMDTLESNVRMECKQAFAELQTDMTDLTADLESSGIPTLDHKNYIMKVFFPGVIDHPILNDPRSRGTLARTNYDAAMIQFEQLVNNKCFVLTFIETLEAQKDFNIRDKVNVASLLMVVLMGKMEYATDILMNLLLRLIDKSVDTKHPQLMLRRTESVVEKMLTNWMALCMYNYLKDYAGSSLFLLFKAIKHQIEKGPVDVVTHDARYSLSEERLLREQIDHSLVTLHVVQDDLDEKIQCKVLDCDTISQVKSKILDALYKNTPFSLRPSIHEVDLEWRHGRGGHLTLQDEDLTTKCSGDWKKINTLAHYGVKESAVMSLIPRQNDGFSLNCKPPCHNCKPASHHHHHHHSSQQHQHNLHRHANNCSSGHLPATPSHGLISPIMYPHTPGGIYFDSQHSPTIISVNGDIETSVPNQRIWHLIRPIDEGHFPPGIGYSGGKNHLERTHKAIPEIFLTRLLSTKGTVQKFVDDFLNTILTANEALPSAVKWLFDLLDEAAKRHCIIDPEVAHAWKSNSLPLRFWVNFIKNPDFMFDINKSTTVDSSLSVIAQTFMDACSTTEHRLGKDSPSNKLLFAKDIPHYREKVGRFYTDVQRLPQITDQEMSSAMQQLSASHANEFDVIAALKELYIYVSKYYEQILEALESDAGCRKLHLAHRLENVACTLEGEETSAC; translated from the exons TTTGATCTTTCCGAAGCCAACAAAACGAGAGAAGGCCTTTTTCGATTTAATCATTTGACCATCGACCCCGCTACTGGCAGACTTTACGCCGGCGCCGTCAACAGACTCTTGCAGCTCAACTCGAACCTCAAACTCGAAGAACATGTTTCTACCG GTCCAAGAATGGACAACCCCCTATGCCACGCAACTGGCTGTTCATCCCGAGACATAGTGACGACGTTAACAAATAACGTAAACAAAGTGTTAGTTGTGGATCTCGATTCACACTCCTTAATAGCCTGTGGTTCCTTGCTGCAGGGTGCTTGCGAGAAGTACAACATGtcgaatatttcaataaaaccAGAATTCATACCACATAGCGTAGCTGCGAATGACGAGGATTCGTCAACTTACGCATTCATCGGTCCTGAGCGTTACGATCCTTGGGACAACAAGAATATTTTGTACGTGGGTACGACGTTCACGAACAACGGTGAATATCGTCATGACGTACCGGCGATATCGAGTCGGGATCTTTACACTCTCGAATTCGCGAGGGACACTTTTAACAAACAATCGATTGTCAACATTGATGTCAAATATCGAGATCATTTTCTCGTTAAGTACGTTTATGGATTCAACGCTAGCGATTACGCATATTTTGTTCTTGTACAAAAAACTTCGTATTTACCGGAACAAGAGGAATTGGGTTATATTTCGAGACTCGCCAGAAGCTGCATCACTGATCCTAATTACGATAGCTACACCGAAGTCACGTTACAGTGTAACGTTGACATGGGAAACGGCACTCTTGAAACTTACAATCTTGTACAAGATGCCAAAATCGCTTCCGCCGGAAGTGACTTGGCTAGCCAATTGGGCATCTCAGTTGGCGATCCTATTTTCTTATCTGTCTTCTCACCCAGCAAAGGTATCACCAACGAACCTAAATCTCGATCCGCCCTTTGCGTCTACAGCTTAAGGGACATTCAGGAAAAATTCATAGAGAATATTCACATGTGCTTCAACGGCAGTATCAAATATCGTAACATGGGATACATCAGCGGTCCTATTCAGGATGGCGAATGTCCTAACGCCGGG AACACTGGAAACATATTACATTTTTGTGAGGTCGGCCTGAAAATATCAGGAGTATCACCAATAGTTGGACAATCGATACTTCATTTTCCTGACACGTTCGTAACGTCGATAGCCGTGGCAAACACCGAAAGTCATACGGTCGCTTTTCTCGGGACAAGCGATGGCGAGCTGAAAAAAGTATTGCTTTCCGGAACGGAATCTTCGGTCTACGAGAGCATCGTTGTTGACAAAGGACAAACATTGTTGCCCGATATGACCATAGCGCCTGATGGCCAACACATCTACGTTTTATCGACCAATAAAATATCTAAAGTCAAGGTTGAGCATTGCAGCGGCTTCACCAGTTGTAGCTCTTGCCTCGATGCCAAGGATCCTTACTGTGGTTGGTGCTCATTAGAAAAAAG ATGCACGGTGAGGGGGGATTGTCAAAAAGCGAGTCGGAGCAGTCCGCGATGGTTGTCATTGGGTACGGGCCAGCAATGCATAGATTTCGAGCAAGTGTTGCCGGATCGTTTGCCAATAGAGCAGATGACGACGGTGCAATTGACGATAAGAACGTTACCGGAACTGCCATCGGGAGCGAATTACAAATGCGTATTTGGTGACGCTGAACCGATCGACGCGTTGATGACGGGCTTCGGCTTATCTTGCCCGGCCCCACCGGTCGTTGGTAGACCGAGCATTTCTGAGGGATCTGATCACGTTCTCGTGTCACTTTCGGTGCGCTCGAGTGAGACCAACAAGGACTTCGTATCTCGTAATTTCGCGTATTTCGATTGTTCAAAGCACAAGGTGTGCACGGAATGCGTTAAAGCTCAATGGTCCTGCAGTTGGTGCGTTTACGACAACAAATGCACCCACAACACAAGCAGCTGTCAGGGGAACATCATATCCGGAGAAAAC CAACGAAACCAGCCGACACTGGCAGCCCACGGTGCCCAATATTGTCCACGTTTCACCGCTCGAAAGGAGCCTCTGATGTTGCCGATCAACGTGCCGAAGGAGATAGTACTCGAGGTGGAAAATTTGCCACATCCACAAGTGGGGCACACCGGATTCCAGTGCATCGTTGGGATCGAGGGTGCGAATTTGAAGGTTCAAGCACGAGTGGATAGTTCGTTGATCGTTTGCGACAGAACGACGTATTCGTACGAGGCTTTGAGCGGCGAATACGAGGCGTCGGTAACGGTAGTTTGGAACAAGAATCATCACGTCGACAAAACCACGATAGTGTTGTACAAGTGCGAAGTATTGGGTTCGCATCGCGAACACGCTGATTGTTCGTTGTGCATGACGAGGGATTCGCGATACGAGTGTTCGTGGTGTTCGAACAGGTGCACGTACAAGGATTCTTGTTTGCCGACAACCTCGGCGGAGTGTCCGAAGCCGCGAATAGACATAATAAAACCGTTGAGTGGGCCGATCGAGGGTGGAACGTTGGTGACGATCGAGGGGAGTAATCTCGGGTTGCGGGAGAGCGATGTCCAGGGGAAAATTCGGATAGGCGACACACCTTGCGAGCTGAAGGATTACGAGGTTTCGGTCCGAATAGTGTGTCGCACGGGGCGTCGAAACGCGAGCGATACGGCCTCGGTGATCGTCGGAAACGTTGCGGGCTTTACCGAGTCGGCGGTGCTTTTTAATTACAAAGACATCCAATTGACCGGAGTTTATCCTTCGGTCGGGCCGCAAAGCGGTGGCACTCAGCTGGCCATAACGGGAATGTACTTGAACATCGGCAGCGAAATCACGGCTTACCTGGACGAGCTCCCTTGTCACGTGAACGTCAGCCAAGCCAGCTCAACGCGATTGACTTGCATCACGAGCAAATCCGGACGGACGAGACGCATCGAACGACTGAGACTCACGATCGATGGAGCCACGCGGACTCTGGTCAACAATCCCTTCAATTACACCCAAGATCCTTCCATCATGGAAATAAAACCTTTGCGGAGTTTCGCTTCTGGCGGACGGATGATTACCGTTCACGGGACGAATCTCGATACGATACAAAAACCCGAGATGGAAGTTTTCTTCGACAATGAGATATTACCGGTAAATCGAACCATTTGTACGGTTCTCAATCCAACACAAATGGAATGCCCGAGTCCCTCGGTCGCCGGAAGATTCGTTAATTTCCGACGCGCTCGACGCTCCGCCAAAAAACGTTCGAACGTCCAAACAACTCGGAGCATCAAAGAGTCTCAATTGACTCTTAAAATCGCTTTCGTCATGGACAATGTCGAGAGCGTGAGAGACTTGGACAAACATTTTCAGAACTTGCGAAATCGGCTGCTCTACGTACAAGATCCAAAATTCTTCGCATTCCCAAAAAACGTGAAATTGTACAAAGGCGACACCCTCGTTATCGAaggtgaaaatttgatttacgCCGCTGACGAGTCCGACGTGAACGTCACCGTTGGCACGCTCACCTGCAACGTGACGTCGTTGGCTCACACGCAACTGGTCTGCACTCCGCCGGATTCACAGCCCCCCGGAACCGACGAATTGGGTGCGAAATCCCCCAATGGTTTGCCCCTCGTCGTCGTGCGAGTCGGCCGAAATTTGCGCTTTCCCATCGGCTATTTGCACTACGAAGTGATCAAAGCATATCCGATTCCGCCGGAAGCAATCGCCGGAATCGCGGCTGGCACTTTCAGTCTTGTTCTCCTCTTTGTTCTCGTGCTCGTTGTTTATCGTCGTAAGAGCACACAAGCCGAACGAGAATACAGAAGGATACAAATCCAAATGGACACTCTGGAAAGCAACGTCCGGATGGAGTGCAAACAGGCTTTCGCCGAGTTACAAACCGACATGACCGACTTGACCGCCGATCTCGAATCTTCAGGAATTCCGACCCTCGACCACAAGAATTATATaatgaaagtattttttcccGGGGTTATTGACCATCCGATCCTCAACGATCCGAGGTCGCGAGGGACACTGGCAAGAACTAATTACGACGCCGCTATGATCCAATTCGAGCAGCTCGTTAACAACAAGTGTTTCGTTTTAACCTTCATCGAAACCCTGGAGGCCCAAAAAGACTTTAACATAAGAGACAAAGTGAACGTCGCCTCGTTATTGATGGTAGTTTTGATGGGTAAAATGGAATACGCGACCGACATACTGATGAATCTTCTGTTGCGTCTCATCGACAAATCCGTCGATACGAAACACCCTCAGCTCATGCTCAGACGCACGGAATCGGTCGTTGAAAAGATGCTGACAAACTGGATGGCGCTGTGCATGTACAATTATCTCAAAGATTACGCCGGCTCCTCCCTCTTCTTATTATTTAAGGCTATAAAGCATCAAATAGAAAAGGGTCCAGTTGACGTCGTGACTCACGACGCGAGATACTCCCTCTCCGAGGAGCGTTTGTTGCGAGAACAAATTGATCACAGTCTCGTAACGCTTCACGTTGTCCAGGACgatctcgatgaaaaaattcagtgtAAAGTCCTCGATTGCGACACGATTAGTCAAGTTAAGTCCAAGATACTCGATGCACTTTATAAAAATACGCCTTTTTCGTTGAGGCCTTCGATACACGAAGTCGACCTGGAGTGGAGACACGGTAGAGGCGGACATTTGACCCTCCAGGACGAAGATTTGACGACCAAGTGCAGTGGGgactggaaaaaaataaacacccTCGCTCATTACGGCGTTAAAGAGTCAGCCGTTATGTCGCTGATACCCAGACAAAACGACGGGTTCAGCCTGAACTGCAAACCTCCCTGTCACAATTGTAAACCCGCCTCCCATcaccatcaccatcatcattcGAGCCAGCAGCATCAACACAACCTCCATCGTCACGCCAACAATTGTTCATCGGGACATTTGCCAGCTACACCGAGCCACGGTCTCATAAGTCCGATCATGTACCCGCACACACCCGGCGGCATCTACTTCGATAGTCAACATTCGCCGACGATAATAAGTGTCAACGGGGACATCGAAACCTCGGTCCCCAATCAACGGATTTGGCACTTGATCAGACCGATCGACGAGGGACACTTTCCACCGGGGATCGGTTATTCAGGCGGCAAAAATCACCTCGAGAGAACCCACAAAGCTAtacccgaaatttttttaacgaggCTGCTCTCGACGAAAGGCACAGTACAAAAATTCGTCGACGATTTTCTCAACACTATTTTAACTGCCAACGAGGCGTTGCCCAGCGCCGTTAAATGGCTTTTCGATCTTCTCGACGAAGCTGCCAAAAGGCACTGCATTATTGATCCCGAAGTCGCCCATGCGTGGAAATCCAACAGCTTACCACTCAGATTTTGGgttaattttatcaaaaatccgGACTTTATGTTCGATATTAATAAATCCACTACGGTCGACTCGAGCTTATCGGTTATCGCCCAAACCTTCATGGATGCCTGCTCCACCACCGAACACAGACTCGGCAAAGATTCGCCCTCCAATAAATTACTCTTCGCCAAGGACATTCCTCATTATCGGGAAAAAGTTGGACGGTTTTATACCGACGTACAAAGATTACCACAAATTACTGATCAGGAAATGTCCAGCGCTATGCAACAACTTAGCGCCTCGCATGCCAACGAATTCGACGTTATCGCCGCTCTCAAAGAGCTTTATATTTACGTCAGCAAGTATTATGAACAA ATCCTAGAGGCCTTGGAGTCGGACGCGGGCTGTCGCAAGCTACATCTGGCGCATAGGCTGGAAAATGTCGCGTGTACGCTCGAGGGTGAAGAGACAAGTGCCTGCTGA